One region of Mycolicibacterium rhodesiae NBB3 genomic DNA includes:
- a CDS encoding citrate synthase: MAEKDEHATLNYPGGELDLDVVKATEGSDGVALGSLLAKTGYTTYDEGFVNTASTKSAITYIDGDAGILRYRGYPIEQLAEKSNFIEVSYLLIYGELPTTEQLEAFTTQIQRHTLLHEDLKRFFDGFPRNAHPMPVLSSAANALSAYYQDSLDPFDDEQVELSTIRLLAKMPTIAAYAYKKSVGQPFLYPDNSMSLVENFLRMTFGLPAEPYEVDPELVRALDMLFILHADHEQNCSTSTVRLVGSSQANLFTSISGGINALWGPLHGGANQAVLEMLEKIRVGEDDVSTFVKKVKNKEDGVKLMGFGHRVYKNYDPRARIVKEQADKILGKLGGDDDLLDIAKELEEIALTDEFFIERKLYPNVDYYTGVIYRAMGFPTRMFTVLFALGRLPGWIAHWREMHDEGSGKIGRPRQIYTGYTERDYVDTGSR, from the coding sequence GTGGCTGAAAAAGACGAGCACGCCACTCTCAACTACCCCGGTGGCGAGCTTGATTTGGACGTCGTCAAAGCCACCGAAGGTTCCGATGGCGTAGCTTTGGGTTCACTGTTGGCCAAGACCGGCTACACCACCTACGACGAGGGGTTCGTCAACACCGCGTCGACCAAGAGCGCTATCACCTACATCGACGGCGACGCCGGCATCCTGCGCTATCGCGGATACCCGATCGAGCAGCTCGCGGAGAAGTCGAACTTCATCGAGGTCAGCTATCTGCTGATCTACGGCGAGCTGCCGACGACCGAACAGCTCGAGGCGTTCACCACCCAGATCCAGCGGCACACGCTGTTGCACGAAGACCTCAAGCGGTTCTTCGACGGTTTCCCGCGTAACGCACACCCGATGCCGGTGCTCTCCAGCGCAGCGAACGCGTTGAGTGCCTACTACCAGGACTCACTGGACCCGTTCGATGACGAGCAGGTCGAGCTGTCGACGATCAGGCTGCTGGCCAAGATGCCGACGATCGCGGCCTATGCGTACAAGAAGTCCGTCGGTCAGCCGTTCCTCTATCCGGACAACTCGATGAGCCTCGTCGAGAACTTCCTGCGGATGACCTTCGGCCTGCCGGCCGAGCCCTACGAGGTCGACCCCGAACTCGTCCGCGCACTCGACATGCTGTTCATCCTGCACGCCGATCACGAGCAGAACTGTTCGACGTCGACGGTGCGACTGGTCGGCTCGTCGCAGGCCAACCTGTTCACCTCGATCTCGGGTGGCATCAACGCGCTCTGGGGTCCGCTGCACGGCGGCGCCAACCAGGCGGTGCTCGAGATGCTCGAGAAGATCCGCGTCGGCGAGGACGACGTGTCGACCTTCGTGAAGAAGGTCAAGAACAAAGAAGACGGCGTCAAGCTGATGGGCTTCGGCCACCGGGTGTACAAGAACTACGACCCGCGGGCGCGCATCGTCAAGGAGCAGGCCGACAAGATCCTCGGCAAGCTCGGTGGCGACGACGATCTGCTCGACATCGCCAAGGAGCTCGAAGAGATCGCGCTGACCGACGAGTTCTTCATCGAGCGCAAGCTCTACCCGAACGTCGACTACTACACCGGCGTGATCTACCGGGCGATGGGCTTCCCGACCCGGATGTTCACCGTGTTGTTCGCGCTGGGCCGGCTGCCCGGGTGGATCGCGCACTGGCGTGAGATGCACGACGAGGGCAGCGGCAAGATCGGTCGTCCGCGCCAGATCTACACCGGATACACCGAACGCGACTACGTCGACACCGGCTCACGCTAG
- a CDS encoding MFS transporter: protein MLGRIPGSRGRLFADTTPLRTPDFRRLWLAGIVTVVGANLTIFAVPVQLYALTQNSAYVGLSGVFALVPLIVFGLWGGAWADAMDRRVLLIIASVGLAAASVLLWVQALLNVNNVWVVLCLLSVQQAFYAINSPTRAAAIPRMLPGDQLAAANSLNMTVMQFGAIVGPLLAGVMLRWVDLSTLYLIDAIFCFAPIWATFRLAPMPPSGGVQNSSGWGFRAVLDGFRHLSGNQVVLMSFVVDLVAMVFGMPRALFPQMAHESFGGPVEGGLTMALLAAAMSVGAVAGGVFSGWLPRIRRQGVAVVASIVVWGVAMVGFGLAGGFARGSAGVFLWIALGCLAIGGAADMVSAAFRSTILQQATSDDLRGRLQGVFTVVVAGGPRLADAAHGATAAVVGTTAAAAGGGALVVVGMAGVALLAPAFLRYRTPDDTKP, encoded by the coding sequence GTGCTCGGCCGTATTCCCGGCTCGCGGGGGCGGCTCTTCGCGGATACCACTCCTCTTCGCACGCCCGACTTCCGGCGATTGTGGCTGGCGGGCATCGTCACCGTCGTCGGCGCCAACCTGACGATTTTCGCGGTGCCGGTTCAGCTGTATGCGCTCACCCAGAACTCGGCATACGTGGGGCTGTCCGGAGTCTTCGCGCTCGTGCCGCTGATCGTGTTCGGCCTCTGGGGTGGGGCCTGGGCTGACGCGATGGACCGACGGGTGCTGTTGATCATCGCGTCGGTCGGTTTGGCTGCGGCGTCGGTGCTGCTGTGGGTGCAGGCCCTGTTGAATGTCAACAACGTCTGGGTGGTGCTCTGCCTGCTTTCGGTGCAGCAGGCGTTTTACGCGATCAACTCACCGACCAGGGCCGCCGCGATCCCGCGGATGCTGCCCGGTGATCAGCTGGCGGCCGCCAACTCGCTCAACATGACGGTCATGCAGTTCGGCGCCATCGTCGGTCCACTGCTGGCCGGCGTCATGCTGCGCTGGGTCGACCTGTCCACGCTCTATCTGATCGACGCGATCTTCTGTTTTGCGCCGATCTGGGCGACGTTCCGGCTCGCGCCGATGCCGCCGAGCGGGGGTGTTCAGAATTCCTCGGGTTGGGGGTTTCGGGCGGTTCTTGACGGCTTCCGTCACCTGTCGGGCAACCAAGTCGTGTTGATGTCGTTCGTCGTCGACCTCGTCGCGATGGTCTTCGGCATGCCCCGGGCGCTGTTCCCGCAGATGGCACACGAGAGCTTCGGTGGACCGGTCGAAGGAGGCCTGACCATGGCACTGCTGGCCGCCGCCATGTCGGTGGGTGCGGTCGCGGGTGGGGTGTTCTCGGGTTGGTTGCCGCGGATCCGACGCCAGGGCGTGGCCGTCGTCGCGTCAATCGTCGTGTGGGGCGTCGCGATGGTCGGCTTCGGTCTCGCGGGCGGATTCGCGCGCGGCAGCGCGGGCGTCTTTCTTTGGATCGCGTTGGGCTGCTTGGCGATTGGAGGTGCCGCGGACATGGTGTCGGCAGCCTTCAGGTCGACGATCCTGCAGCAGGCCACGTCCGACGACTTGCGTGGCAGATTGCAGGGGGTGTTCACGGTCGTTGTCGCGGGGGGACCGCGACTGGCGGATGCGGCGCACGGCGCGACCGCCGCTGTCGTCGGCACCACCGCGGCGGCGGCAGGGGGCGGAGCGCTGGTGGTGGTCGGCATGGCGGGCGTCGCGCTGTTGGCGCCCGCGTTCCTCCGTTACCGGACGCCGGACGACACCAAACCGTGA
- a CDS encoding TetR family transcriptional regulator: MREFRGDASLGLRERKKLRTRATLIDAAVDLCDRQGFDRTTVDQIAAIADVSPRTFSRYFATKDAIALALIDEVLDSTAVELARQPLELNHFEALFRAYLAMAESAKVAPAGELTADRVMCIVRIILSSPALRQAALEFRGNSVDAEIAKRMGAGVGDRAPRLVSAVWGSMLMTAVTDLAFEGRDLSQLTIDDVVERLEVTFAEFTGLIAGNRQAV; encoded by the coding sequence GTGCGTGAATTCAGGGGGGATGCATCCCTAGGCCTGCGCGAACGCAAGAAGCTGCGTACGCGAGCCACCCTGATCGACGCTGCCGTGGATCTCTGCGACCGGCAGGGATTCGACCGAACCACCGTCGACCAGATCGCCGCGATCGCTGACGTGTCTCCCCGCACCTTCAGCCGGTACTTCGCGACCAAGGACGCCATCGCGCTGGCTCTCATCGACGAAGTGCTGGACAGCACGGCGGTGGAGCTGGCCCGTCAACCGCTGGAGCTCAACCATTTCGAGGCGTTGTTCAGGGCCTACCTCGCGATGGCCGAGTCGGCCAAGGTTGCGCCGGCAGGTGAGCTGACGGCCGACCGCGTGATGTGCATCGTGCGAATCATCTTGTCGTCGCCCGCCTTGCGGCAGGCGGCACTGGAGTTCCGCGGCAATTCCGTCGACGCCGAGATCGCCAAGCGGATGGGCGCCGGAGTCGGCGATCGCGCGCCCAGGCTCGTCTCGGCGGTCTGGGGTTCGATGCTCATGACGGCGGTCACCGATCTGGCATTCGAGGGCCGGGACTTGTCGCAATTGACCATCGACGATGTCGTCGAACGACTCGAGGTCACATTCGCCGAGTTCACCGGCCTCATCGCCGGCAATCGACAGGCAGTCTGA
- a CDS encoding MFS transporter — MSGRRKATILVTCCLSLLIVSMDATIVNVAIPSIRDDLNASASQIQWVIDIYTLVLASLLLLSGATGDRFGRRRTFQVGLTVFAVGSLMCSLAPNIETLIAARFLQAIGGSMMNPVAMSIITQVFTGRVERARAIGIWGGVVGISMALGPIVGGALIQYVDWRAVFWINLPICAIAIVLTAIFVPESRSVMMRDVDPVGQGLGMAFLFGLVYVLIEGPNFGWTDVRMIAVVVAAVLALIGFLAYESRRHDPFIDLRFFRSIPFASATMIAVCAFAAWGAFLFMMSLYLQEERGFSAMTTGLIYLPVAIGALVFSPLSGRMVGRFGGRPSIVIAGTLITAAAALLATLTASTPVWQLLAIFAVFGIGFSMVNAPITTAAVSGMPTDRAGAASAIASTSRQVGVSLGVALCGSVAGSALVTKGADFAVAARALWLICAALGVTIIVLGIYSTSARGLRSADRLAPLIAGTVTRRESADVG, encoded by the coding sequence ATGAGCGGCCGGCGCAAAGCCACCATCTTGGTGACTTGCTGCCTGAGCCTGCTGATCGTGTCGATGGACGCGACGATCGTCAACGTCGCGATTCCGAGCATTCGCGACGACTTGAACGCGTCGGCCAGCCAGATCCAGTGGGTCATCGACATCTACACGCTGGTGCTGGCCTCGCTCCTGTTGCTCTCCGGCGCCACCGGCGATCGGTTCGGCCGCAGGCGCACCTTCCAGGTCGGCTTGACGGTTTTCGCGGTCGGGTCGCTGATGTGCAGCCTCGCGCCCAACATCGAGACGCTGATCGCGGCGCGGTTCCTGCAGGCCATCGGCGGCTCGATGATGAACCCGGTCGCGATGTCGATCATCACCCAGGTGTTCACCGGACGGGTGGAACGCGCCCGCGCGATCGGTATCTGGGGTGGCGTCGTCGGCATCTCGATGGCGCTGGGTCCGATCGTCGGCGGGGCGCTCATCCAGTATGTCGACTGGCGCGCGGTGTTCTGGATCAACCTGCCGATCTGCGCGATAGCGATCGTGCTGACCGCGATCTTCGTACCCGAATCCAGGTCGGTCATGATGCGCGACGTCGACCCGGTCGGTCAGGGTCTCGGCATGGCATTCCTGTTCGGCCTCGTCTACGTCCTCATCGAGGGTCCGAACTTCGGCTGGACTGACGTTCGCATGATCGCCGTGGTCGTCGCTGCCGTGCTCGCGCTGATCGGCTTTCTGGCGTACGAGTCGCGTCGTCATGACCCGTTCATCGACCTCCGGTTCTTCCGCAGCATCCCCTTCGCGTCCGCGACCATGATCGCGGTGTGTGCGTTCGCCGCGTGGGGTGCCTTCCTGTTCATGATGTCGCTGTATCTGCAGGAGGAGCGAGGCTTCTCGGCGATGACCACCGGACTGATCTATCTGCCGGTAGCCATTGGCGCGCTTGTGTTCTCGCCGCTGTCGGGCCGGATGGTCGGTCGATTCGGCGGAAGACCGTCGATCGTCATCGCGGGCACGCTGATCACCGCGGCGGCGGCGCTGCTCGCCACGCTGACCGCGTCGACGCCGGTATGGCAGCTGCTCGCGATCTTCGCGGTGTTCGGCATCGGCTTTTCGATGGTCAACGCGCCGATCACCACCGCAGCGGTGAGCGGAATGCCGACCGACCGTGCTGGAGCCGCATCGGCGATCGCGTCCACCAGCCGTCAGGTCGGCGTCAGTCTGGGTGTGGCACTGTGTGGTTCGGTTGCCGGGTCCGCGTTGGTGACGAAAGGCGCGGACTTCGCGGTGGCGGCTCGGGCGCTGTGGCTGATCTGTGCGGCGCTCGGGGTGACGATCATCGTGCTCGGCATCTACTCGACCTCCGCGCGTGGGCTGCGTTCGGCCGATCGACTCGCACCGCTGATCGCCGGAACCGTTACGCGACGGGAGAGCGCCGATGTCGGATAA
- a CDS encoding VOC family protein — protein sequence MAIDVQPAVSPMLTVSDGAAAIDFYVKAFGAEELGRVPGPDGKKLFHAALRINGALVMLNDDFPEMNDGKSATPEALGGSPVTIHLTVTDVDAKFQQAIDAGATVVMPLDDMFWGDRYGELRDPFGHLWSMGQPMREVSQDEIDNAIKQHQ from the coding sequence ATGGCCATCGACGTTCAACCCGCCGTGTCCCCGATGCTCACCGTCAGTGACGGTGCGGCAGCTATCGATTTCTACGTCAAGGCGTTCGGCGCCGAGGAACTGGGCCGAGTGCCCGGGCCCGACGGCAAGAAACTGTTCCATGCCGCGCTGCGGATCAACGGCGCGTTGGTGATGCTCAACGATGACTTCCCCGAGATGAACGACGGTAAGTCGGCTACGCCGGAAGCGCTGGGCGGATCACCGGTGACCATTCACCTGACCGTCACCGATGTGGACGCCAAGTTCCAGCAGGCGATCGACGCAGGCGCGACGGTCGTGATGCCGCTCGATGACATGTTCTGGGGTGATCGCTACGGCGAACTTCGTGATCCTTTCGGCCACCTCTGGTCGATGGGCCAACCGATGCGCGAGGTCAGTCAGGACGAGATCGACAACGCCATCAAGCAGCATCAGTAG
- the pdxH gene encoding pyridoxamine 5'-phosphate oxidase: MTDRDDDHLAGMRVEYGSVEKDGSGDLDADWLADGWVALLRRWLADAEEAGVAEPNAMVVGTVDARGRPSTRSVLCKGVDDDGITFFTNYDSHKGEELAAMPYASATFPWYLLGRQVHVRGLVTKVSAEQTADYWSKRPRGSQLGAWASQQSKPIASRAALLEQLAEVTARFADLDEVPVPPHWGGYLISPEVVEFWQGRENRVHNRIRVVTDAELPVAMHNSRIERLQP; this comes from the coding sequence ATGACAGACCGCGATGACGATCACCTGGCCGGCATGCGGGTGGAGTACGGCTCGGTGGAGAAGGACGGCAGCGGCGACCTCGATGCGGACTGGCTCGCGGATGGTTGGGTTGCGCTGCTGCGCAGGTGGTTAGCCGACGCCGAGGAGGCGGGGGTGGCCGAGCCCAACGCCATGGTGGTCGGCACCGTCGACGCCCGCGGTCGTCCGTCCACCCGCTCTGTGCTCTGCAAGGGCGTGGATGACGACGGCATCACATTCTTCACCAACTACGACTCCCACAAGGGCGAAGAGCTCGCCGCGATGCCCTACGCGTCGGCGACGTTCCCCTGGTACCTGCTGGGCAGGCAGGTCCACGTCCGCGGCCTGGTCACCAAGGTGTCCGCCGAGCAGACGGCCGACTATTGGTCGAAGCGCCCGCGCGGTTCGCAGCTGGGCGCATGGGCGTCGCAGCAGTCCAAGCCGATCGCCTCGCGCGCGGCGCTGCTGGAGCAACTTGCCGAGGTGACAGCGCGGTTCGCCGACCTCGACGAGGTGCCGGTGCCGCCGCACTGGGGTGGTTACCTCATCTCGCCCGAGGTGGTGGAGTTCTGGCAGGGCCGGGAGAACCGGGTGCACAACAGGATTCGTGTCGTCACGGATGCCGAACTGCCGGTAGCCATGCACAACAGTCGTATCGAGCGGTTGCAGCCGTAA
- a CDS encoding maleylpyruvate isomerase family mycothiol-dependent enzyme, giving the protein MTTATFGSAAESFAALVREIPPDAWGQPGLGAWDVRSLVGHTSRSLITVRDYLQTTAERVDIATPEEYYVRVTASALGIDAAAVEERGRQAGRELGDDPAAAVDALVSEVMSAVAAADDPVITVIGGLGVRLHTYLPTRTFELAVHGMDIAKATGIPFQLPAEVLTEALDVATRTAVLTGHGASVLLALTGREALPPGFSMV; this is encoded by the coding sequence GTGACGACAGCGACGTTCGGCTCGGCGGCGGAGAGCTTCGCCGCACTGGTGCGGGAAATTCCGCCCGACGCCTGGGGCCAACCCGGCCTCGGTGCGTGGGATGTCCGGTCGCTGGTGGGGCACACCTCGCGATCGCTGATCACTGTGCGCGACTATTTGCAGACCACCGCCGAGCGCGTGGACATCGCCACGCCCGAGGAGTACTACGTGCGAGTGACGGCGTCGGCGCTCGGGATCGATGCGGCCGCTGTCGAGGAGCGTGGACGACAGGCCGGCCGCGAACTCGGCGACGATCCGGCGGCCGCGGTGGACGCGCTCGTGTCGGAGGTGATGAGTGCCGTCGCCGCGGCCGATGACCCGGTGATCACGGTGATCGGCGGACTGGGCGTCCGACTGCACACCTATCTTCCGACACGGACGTTCGAACTGGCGGTGCACGGAATGGACATCGCCAAAGCGACCGGCATCCCGTTCCAATTGCCTGCGGAGGTGCTCACCGAAGCGCTGGACGTCGCGACCCGAACAGCCGTCCTGACCGGGCACGGGGCGTCGGTGCTGCTGGCGCTGACGGGACGTGAGGCGTTGCCACCGGGCTTCTCGATGGTGTGA
- a CDS encoding glycosyltransferase family 39 protein, giving the protein MLDPLIVGVLAAAVSLAGAGRPSFWYDEAATISASYSRSLAQLWHMVGNVDAVHGLYYVFMHGWFAMFPPTEFWSRVPSGLAVGGAAAGVVVLCKQFSTRTVALSAGVLCAILPRATWAGIEARPYALTMLAAAWSTVLLVHAMRRNNDWIWLCYAVAMALSILLDIYLALMFLAHAVFLCVYRPARTVVVRFAVTMVCTCLSVTPFVKLVVGQAHQIVWISPVGRRTVEDVAVQQYFERSPLFLIVSACVAVIAIILWRFTSARLAEKDRQLLALAIAWLAVPTAVILGWSALVHPIYTPRYLCFTAPAVAVLLGVCIGALAVRPWIAAAVLVVFTAAAIPNYLLVQRSPYAKYGMDYSQVADLIAAKTKGEPGECLLVNDTVTFMPAPMRPLLAARPDAYRNVVDISLWQTAAERDDVFDTNLIPEASAGPLSVCRTLWIITQADPARPTHEQDSVMEPGPLFGGTPAFAVTREHGYRLLERWQFNLVQVIKAER; this is encoded by the coding sequence GTGCTCGACCCCCTCATCGTCGGCGTCCTCGCCGCCGCCGTCAGTCTGGCGGGCGCGGGCCGTCCGTCCTTCTGGTACGACGAGGCCGCGACGATCTCGGCGTCCTACAGCCGTTCGCTTGCTCAGCTGTGGCACATGGTGGGCAACGTTGACGCCGTGCACGGCCTGTACTACGTCTTCATGCACGGGTGGTTCGCGATGTTCCCGCCTACGGAATTCTGGTCGCGGGTGCCGAGCGGACTGGCGGTCGGCGGTGCGGCGGCCGGCGTGGTAGTCCTCTGCAAGCAGTTCTCGACGCGCACCGTCGCACTGAGCGCCGGGGTCCTGTGCGCGATTCTGCCCCGAGCGACATGGGCAGGCATCGAGGCTCGCCCGTATGCACTGACGATGCTGGCCGCCGCCTGGTCGACGGTCCTGCTCGTTCACGCGATGCGCCGCAACAACGATTGGATCTGGTTGTGTTACGCGGTCGCGATGGCGCTGTCGATCCTGCTCGACATATATCTCGCGCTGATGTTCTTGGCGCACGCCGTTTTCCTGTGCGTTTACCGGCCGGCTCGCACGGTCGTCGTGCGGTTCGCCGTCACCATGGTGTGCACGTGCTTGTCGGTGACTCCGTTCGTGAAGTTGGTCGTCGGTCAGGCGCACCAGATCGTCTGGATCTCACCGGTCGGCCGCCGGACGGTCGAAGACGTCGCCGTGCAACAGTACTTCGAACGAAGCCCGCTGTTCTTGATCGTCTCCGCCTGCGTGGCGGTCATCGCTATCATCTTGTGGCGCTTCACATCTGCGCGGCTGGCCGAGAAGGATCGTCAGCTGTTGGCCCTCGCGATCGCATGGCTCGCCGTCCCAACTGCGGTCATCCTCGGATGGTCGGCTCTGGTGCATCCGATCTACACCCCGAGGTACCTGTGCTTCACCGCGCCGGCGGTCGCGGTCCTCCTCGGCGTGTGTATCGGCGCATTGGCGGTGCGGCCATGGATCGCTGCGGCCGTGCTCGTTGTCTTCACCGCCGCGGCGATACCGAATTATCTTCTGGTGCAACGCAGTCCATACGCGAAATACGGAATGGACTACAGCCAGGTGGCCGACCTCATCGCCGCCAAGACAAAGGGAGAGCCGGGTGAGTGTCTGCTGGTGAACGACACCGTGACATTCATGCCCGCTCCCATGCGCCCGCTGCTGGCGGCGCGCCCGGATGCCTACCGGAACGTCGTGGACATCAGCCTGTGGCAGACCGCGGCGGAACGTGACGATGTCTTCGACACCAACCTCATCCCGGAGGCGTCGGCAGGACCGCTGAGCGTCTGCCGCACCCTGTGGATCATCACCCAGGCCGACCCGGCAAGGCCCACCCACGAACAGGATTCGGTGATGGAACCGGGTCCGCTGTTCGGCGGAACGCCTGCGTTCGCGGTCACCCGCGAGCACGGCTACCGCCTACTGGAACGCTGGCAGTTCAATTTGGTACAGGTCATCAAAGCCGAGCGCTGA
- a CDS encoding citrate synthase 2: MTMTSAVPEDFVPGLEGVVAFTTEIAEPDKDGGALRYRGVDIEDLVNQHVTFGDVWALLVDGRFGHGLPPAEPFPLPIHSGDVRVDVQAGLAMLAPIWGYQPLLDIEDQTARDQLARASVMALSYVAQSARGIYQPAVPQRVVDECSTVTARFMTRWQGEPDPKHVEAIDAYWVSAAEHGMNASTFTARVIASTGADVAAALSGAIGAMSGPLHGGAPARVIPMIEEAEKTGDAQAVVKGILDRKEKLMGFGHRVYRAEDPRARVLRATAKRLEAPRYEVAAALEQAALAELRERRPDRAIETNVEFWAAVILDFAQVPTQMMPAMFTCGRTAGWCAHILEQKRLGKLVRPAAIYVGPEPRSPESVEGWDQVSRS, translated from the coding sequence ATGACTATGACGTCGGCGGTTCCAGAGGATTTCGTGCCCGGATTGGAAGGTGTCGTCGCCTTCACCACCGAGATCGCAGAGCCGGACAAGGACGGCGGCGCGCTGCGATACCGCGGCGTGGACATCGAGGATCTGGTCAATCAGCACGTCACATTCGGAGACGTCTGGGCGCTTCTGGTCGACGGCAGATTCGGTCACGGTCTGCCGCCCGCGGAGCCCTTCCCGCTGCCGATCCACAGCGGCGACGTCCGGGTCGACGTCCAGGCCGGCCTGGCCATGCTCGCTCCGATCTGGGGGTACCAGCCGCTTCTGGACATCGAGGACCAGACCGCGCGCGACCAGTTGGCCAGGGCGTCGGTGATGGCGCTGTCGTACGTCGCACAGTCCGCGCGCGGGATCTATCAGCCCGCGGTTCCCCAGCGGGTGGTCGACGAGTGCTCGACGGTGACGGCGCGTTTCATGACCCGCTGGCAGGGCGAGCCCGATCCCAAGCACGTGGAGGCGATCGACGCCTACTGGGTGTCGGCGGCCGAACACGGCATGAACGCATCGACGTTCACCGCCCGGGTGATCGCCTCGACCGGCGCGGACGTGGCGGCGGCGCTGTCCGGCGCGATCGGTGCGATGAGCGGTCCGCTGCACGGCGGTGCGCCCGCACGGGTGATTCCGATGATCGAAGAAGCCGAGAAGACCGGCGACGCGCAAGCGGTCGTCAAGGGGATCCTGGACCGCAAGGAAAAGCTGATGGGGTTCGGCCATCGCGTCTATCGCGCCGAAGACCCGCGGGCACGAGTGCTGCGCGCCACCGCAAAGCGGCTGGAGGCGCCCCGCTACGAGGTGGCTGCCGCGCTGGAACAGGCCGCGCTCGCCGAGTTGCGGGAACGTCGACCCGACCGCGCGATCGAGACCAACGTCGAATTCTGGGCGGCGGTCATTCTTGATTTCGCGCAGGTGCCCACGCAGATGATGCCTGCGATGTTCACCTGCGGGCGCACCGCGGGGTGGTGCGCGCACATTCTCGAGCAGAAGCGGCTCGGCAAGTTGGTTCGCCCGGCCGCCATCTACGTGGGTCCCGAACCCCGCAGTCCGGAGTCGGTCGAGGGGTGGGACCAAGTCTCCCGGTCGTGA
- a CDS encoding MarR family winged helix-turn-helix transcriptional regulator produces the protein MSDNPLADEVWGAMAALVLDNRDSWKRAVVEQSGLPFSRIRILKRLSRRPMSVKELAHAATIDAPAATVAVNDLEGRGLVVREVDPTNRRCKVVSLTDDGHAVVRDIEAITDPAPDALASLDDAELRSLKAILVRVQSLSGR, from the coding sequence ATGTCGGATAATCCGCTCGCCGACGAAGTCTGGGGTGCGATGGCCGCGCTGGTGTTGGACAACCGCGACAGCTGGAAACGCGCTGTGGTGGAGCAATCGGGCTTGCCGTTCAGCAGGATTCGCATCCTGAAACGGCTGAGCCGGCGTCCGATGTCGGTCAAGGAACTCGCGCACGCAGCGACGATCGATGCGCCGGCGGCCACCGTGGCCGTGAACGATCTGGAAGGCCGCGGCCTGGTGGTGCGCGAGGTCGACCCGACGAATCGGCGGTGCAAGGTGGTTTCTCTCACCGACGACGGTCACGCCGTGGTGCGCGATATCGAGGCGATCACCGACCCGGCTCCCGACGCACTGGCCAGTCTCGACGACGCCGAACTCCGGTCGCTCAAGGCGATTTTGGTGCGCGTACAGTCGCTGAGCGGTCGTTAG
- a CDS encoding glycoside hydrolase family 16 protein: protein MDRRNMMMMTGLGFLAATMPLAQAQASPMNRAPIPAQPPTADPGTYIFHDEFDGPAGSAPDPSKWVIQTWQDDVFPPVAGIYRDDRRNIFQDGNSNLVMMATHDMNMYYGAKLRGIWRGMINQTWEARIKLDCLTPGAWPAFWAVNEDPLPDGEVDVFEWYGNGKWPPGTTVHAASNGKTWEGKSIPGLVDGGWHTWRMHWGEDGFTFWRDWVDGADPYFHVPPTPIQVSGRPGDLRWPFSIPGYWMQPMFTLAVGGPGGGDPALGVFPAAMLVDYIRVW, encoded by the coding sequence ATGGATCGCCGCAACATGATGATGATGACGGGCCTCGGCTTCTTGGCTGCCACGATGCCCCTCGCCCAAGCCCAAGCCAGCCCGATGAATCGCGCGCCGATACCGGCGCAGCCGCCGACGGCTGATCCGGGAACCTACATCTTCCACGACGAGTTCGACGGTCCCGCGGGATCGGCCCCCGACCCGTCCAAGTGGGTGATCCAGACGTGGCAGGACGACGTGTTCCCGCCGGTCGCAGGCATCTACCGCGATGATCGCCGGAACATCTTCCAGGACGGCAACTCCAACCTGGTGATGATGGCCACCCACGACATGAACATGTACTACGGCGCCAAGCTGCGTGGCATCTGGCGCGGCATGATCAACCAGACGTGGGAAGCGCGAATCAAACTCGACTGCCTGACCCCGGGGGCGTGGCCGGCGTTCTGGGCGGTGAACGAGGACCCGCTTCCCGACGGTGAGGTCGACGTCTTCGAGTGGTACGGCAATGGGAAGTGGCCGCCGGGCACGACGGTGCACGCGGCGTCGAACGGCAAGACCTGGGAAGGCAAGTCGATTCCAGGACTCGTCGACGGTGGCTGGCACACCTGGCGGATGCATTGGGGCGAGGACGGTTTCACGTTCTGGCGGGATTGGGTCGACGGCGCCGACCCGTACTTCCATGTGCCGCCGACGCCTATCCAGGTGTCGGGCCGGCCAGGCGACCTCCGGTGGCCGTTCAGCATCCCCGGCTACTGGATGCAGCCCATGTTCACCCTCGCGGTGGGCGGGCCCGGCGGTGGCGATCCGGCGCTGGGTGTGTTCCCTGCCGCGATGCTCGTCGATTACATCCGCGTCTGGTAG